A window from Manis javanica isolate MJ-LG chromosome 10, MJ_LKY, whole genome shotgun sequence encodes these proteins:
- the THAP2 gene encoding THAP domain-containing protein 2: MPTNCAAAGCATTYNKHINISFHRFPLDPKRRKEWVRLVRRKNFVPGKHTFLCSKHFEASCFDLTGQTRRLKMDAVPTIFDFCTHIKSMKLKSRNLLKRNNSCTPTGPSNLKSNISSQQVLLEHSYAFRNPMEAKKRIIKLEKEIASLRRKMKTCLQKERRATRRWIKATCLVKNLEANNILPKGTSEHILPTALSSLYLEDFKILEQDQQDKTLPIL; encoded by the exons ATGCCGACCAATTGCGCCGCGGCGGGCTGTGCTACTACCTACAACAAGCACATTAACATCAGCTTCCACAG gtttccttTGGAtcctaaaagaagaaaagaatgggtTCGCCTGGTTAGGCGCAAAAATTTTGTGCCAGGAAAACATACTTTTCTTTGTTCAAAGCACTTTGAAGCCTCCTGTTTTGACCTAACAGGACAAACTCGACGACTTAAAATGGATGCTGTTCCAACCATTTTTGATTTTTGTACCCATATAAAGTCTATG AAACTCAAGTCAAGGAATCTTTTGAAGAGAAACAACAGTTGTACTCCAACCGGACCATCTAATTTAAAATCAAACATTAGTAGTCAGCAAGTCCTGCTCGAACACAGTTATGCCTTTAGGAATCCTATGGAGGCAAAAAAGAGGAtaattaaactggaaaaagaaatagcaagcttaagaaggaaaatgaaaacttgCCTACAAAAAGAACGCAGAGCAACTCGAAGATGGATCAAAGCCACATGCTTGGTGAAGAATCTAGAAGCAAATAACATATTACCTAAGGGCACATCAGAACACATTTTACCAACTGCCTTAAGCAGTCTTTATTTGGAAGATTTCAAGATTCTTGAACAAGATCAGCAAGATAAAACATTACCAATTCTCTAA